The following coding sequences are from one Oncorhynchus nerka isolate Pitt River linkage group LG6, Oner_Uvic_2.0, whole genome shotgun sequence window:
- the LOC115121011 gene encoding uncharacterized protein LOC115121011 isoform X3, with protein MAGGRRASFSGVLTVALLATILLPEFLSAGPVVQMLKGDVGDATEETAVAMASPRRLVRNRRNISWYKQHSDFWSWYKYFTDNGNTEAVQELDKVYLAYLQNKNRAEGRRSYKAYLGHLGDIYKACADSEDPNCVASATNRPKPEPKTPPKPVPAPVKACDPYRDPYCLYAALARAKSQPPPSPAPVKAPAPLYARSPVAIKDPHSGYYYYSPAMQSFLSKKSELLRICSAEDVECLQFHLRAAFGHKPSAGPLPSYAHLGCDPKDPACKPQLVQKGPSGLFLRNPNCDPRDPRCAYAASLQAPRAPAPYAPAGPGSCNPLFEDGCNPLTATKFATAPEKFKEEHKDDPAAMRVAAPAPEQSSDPFTMYRDAYANANANRQANAPSAPASDPYAMYRQAIANAQANDPNSMYKQANANANTNDPFAMFREAATSMHRRTHPSPQGQAPVPPPRYEEAPQDDRHPLGPRGKTKEGYECYIGYDQECYPITRTEPRSGAHRNTAYPAEPYEPHLNADGSRNGVLEPSDPDCDPEYDTNCRLRRYQTQEELLPYANAQAEHHGGQRQSPARTTVTARESQRETARQSQSQSHTRVARRRPTGLIPLPRRGCRTGPTPHPSGECPASKTC; from the exons ATGGCTGGTGGGAGGAGAGCATCGTTCTCTGGTGTGCTCACTGTTGCTCTGCTAGCCACCATACTGCTGCCTG aATTCCTGTCGGCAGGGCCGGTGGTTCAGATGCTCAAAGGAGATG TAGGGGATGCCACTGAGGAGACAGCGGTTGCCATGGCGTCACCAAGGAGGCTTGTCCGTAACCGTAGAAACATCAGCTGGTACAAGCAACACTCAGACTTCTGGAGCTGGTACAAATACTTCACGGACAATGGAAACACGGAGGCA GTCCAGGAGCTGGACAAGGTCTACCTGGCCTACCTCCAGAATAAGAACCGAGCTGAGGGCCGTCGCTCCTACAAGGCCTACCTGGGTCACCTAGGGGACATCTACAAGGCCTGCGCCGACTCAGAGGACCCAAACTGTGTGGCCTCTGCAACCAACCGGCCCAAACCTGAACCCAAGACCCCTCCCAAGCCCGTCCCCGCCCCTGTCAAGGCCTGTGACCCCTACAG GGACCCGTATTGTCTCTATGCCGCTCTGGCACGAGCCAAGAGCCAGCCCCCACCTTCCCCCGCCCCGGTCAAGGCCCCAGCCCCCCTGTATGCACGCTCCCCTGTGGCCATTAAAGACCCTCATTCtgggtactactactactccccTGCCATGCAGTCCTTCCTCTCCAAG AAGTCGGAGCTGCTGCGTATCTGTTCAGCGGAGGACGTGGAGTGTCTCCAGTTCCACCTGAGAGCTGCTTTCGGCCACAAGCCCTCCGCTGGGCCGCTGCCCTCCTACGCCCACCTGGGCTGTGACCCGAAAGACCCCGCTTGTAAACCCCAGCTGGTCCAGAAAGGCCCCTCCGGCCTCTTCCTCCGTAACCCCAACTGTGACCCCAGAGACCCTCGCTGCGCCTACGCTGCATCACTACAG GCACCCCGTGCCCCCGCCCCCTATGCCCCGGCGGGTCCTGGTTCCTGCAACCCTCTGTTTGAGGACGGCTGTAACCCTCTCACCGCCACAAAGTTTGCCACGGCACCGGAGAAGTTCAAGGAGGAACACAAAGACGATCCCGCCGCAATGCGCGTCGCGGCCCCAGCCCCTGAGCAAAGCAGTGACCCATTCACTATGTACAGGGATGCttatgctaatgctaatgctaaccgCCAAGCCAATGCTCCCAGCGCTCCAGCTAGCGACCCATATGCCATGTACCGCCAAGCTATTGCTAACGCTCAAGCTAACGACCCAAACAGCATGTACAAACaagctaatgctaacgctaatacTAACGATCCCTTTGCAATGTTTCGTGAAGCCGCAACCTCCATGCACAGACGTACCCACCCCTCCCCCCAGGGGCAGGCCCCCGTCCCGCCTCCCCGCTATGAGGAAGCCCCCCAGGACGATCGCCACCCGTTGGGCCCCCGAGGAAAGACCAAGGAGGGCTACGAATGCTACATTGGCTATGACCAGGAGTGCTACCCAATAACCCGCACAGAGCCGCGTTCTGGTGCCCACCGTAACACCGCCTACCCCGCCGAGCCCTACGAGCCACATCTCAACGCTGATGGATCACGGAACGGAGTCCTGGAGCCTTCCGACCCCGACTGTGACCCAGAGTATGACACCAACTGCCGCCTGCGCCGTTACCAAACCCAGGAGGAGCTGCTGCCATACGCCAACGCCCAGGCTGAACACCATGGGGGCCAGAGGCAGAGCCCAGCCAGGACCACAGTTACAGCcagggagagccagagagagacagcgaggcaGAGTCAGAGCCAGAGCCATACCAGAGTGGCCAGGAGGAGACCTACGGGACTTATCCCCCTCCCTCGCAGGGGCTGTCGTACGGGTCCTACCCCTCACCCCAGCGGGGAATGCCCAGCTTCCAAGACATGCTGA
- the LOC115121011 gene encoding uncharacterized protein LOC115121011 isoform X1: MAGGRRASFSGVLTVALLATILLPEFLSAGPVVQMLKGDVGDATEETAVAMASPRRLVRNRRNISWYKQHSDFWSWYKYFTDNGNTEAVQELDKVYLAYLQNKNRAEGRRSYKAYLGHLGDIYKACADSEDPNCVASATNRPKPEPKTPPKPVPAPVKACDPYRDPYCLYAALARAKSQPPPSPAPVKAPAPLYARSPVAIKDPHSGYYYYSPAMQSFLSKEQKSELLRICSAEDVECLQFHLRAAFGHKPSAGPLPSYAHLGCDPKDPACKPQLVQKGPSGLFLRNPNCDPRDPRCAYAASLQAPRAPAPYAPAGPGSCNPLFEDGCNPLTATKFATAPEKFKEEHKDDPAAMRVAAPAPEQSSDPFTMYRDAYANANANRQANAPSAPASDPYAMYRQAIANAQANDPNSMYKQANANANTNDPFAMFREAATSMHRRTHPSPQGQAPVPPPRYEEAPQDDRHPLGPRGKTKEGYECYIGYDQECYPITRTEPRSGAHRNTAYPAEPYEPHLNADGSRNGVLEPSDPDCDPEYDTNCRLRRYQTQEELLPYANAQAEHHGGQRQSPARTTVTARESQRETARQSQSQSHTRVARRRPTGLIPLPRRGCRTGPTPHPSGECPASKTC, translated from the exons ATGGCTGGTGGGAGGAGAGCATCGTTCTCTGGTGTGCTCACTGTTGCTCTGCTAGCCACCATACTGCTGCCTG aATTCCTGTCGGCAGGGCCGGTGGTTCAGATGCTCAAAGGAGATG TAGGGGATGCCACTGAGGAGACAGCGGTTGCCATGGCGTCACCAAGGAGGCTTGTCCGTAACCGTAGAAACATCAGCTGGTACAAGCAACACTCAGACTTCTGGAGCTGGTACAAATACTTCACGGACAATGGAAACACGGAGGCA GTCCAGGAGCTGGACAAGGTCTACCTGGCCTACCTCCAGAATAAGAACCGAGCTGAGGGCCGTCGCTCCTACAAGGCCTACCTGGGTCACCTAGGGGACATCTACAAGGCCTGCGCCGACTCAGAGGACCCAAACTGTGTGGCCTCTGCAACCAACCGGCCCAAACCTGAACCCAAGACCCCTCCCAAGCCCGTCCCCGCCCCTGTCAAGGCCTGTGACCCCTACAG GGACCCGTATTGTCTCTATGCCGCTCTGGCACGAGCCAAGAGCCAGCCCCCACCTTCCCCCGCCCCGGTCAAGGCCCCAGCCCCCCTGTATGCACGCTCCCCTGTGGCCATTAAAGACCCTCATTCtgggtactactactactccccTGCCATGCAGTCCTTCCTCTCCAAG GAGCAGAAGTCGGAGCTGCTGCGTATCTGTTCAGCGGAGGACGTGGAGTGTCTCCAGTTCCACCTGAGAGCTGCTTTCGGCCACAAGCCCTCCGCTGGGCCGCTGCCCTCCTACGCCCACCTGGGCTGTGACCCGAAAGACCCCGCTTGTAAACCCCAGCTGGTCCAGAAAGGCCCCTCCGGCCTCTTCCTCCGTAACCCCAACTGTGACCCCAGAGACCCTCGCTGCGCCTACGCTGCATCACTACAG GCACCCCGTGCCCCCGCCCCCTATGCCCCGGCGGGTCCTGGTTCCTGCAACCCTCTGTTTGAGGACGGCTGTAACCCTCTCACCGCCACAAAGTTTGCCACGGCACCGGAGAAGTTCAAGGAGGAACACAAAGACGATCCCGCCGCAATGCGCGTCGCGGCCCCAGCCCCTGAGCAAAGCAGTGACCCATTCACTATGTACAGGGATGCttatgctaatgctaatgctaaccgCCAAGCCAATGCTCCCAGCGCTCCAGCTAGCGACCCATATGCCATGTACCGCCAAGCTATTGCTAACGCTCAAGCTAACGACCCAAACAGCATGTACAAACaagctaatgctaacgctaatacTAACGATCCCTTTGCAATGTTTCGTGAAGCCGCAACCTCCATGCACAGACGTACCCACCCCTCCCCCCAGGGGCAGGCCCCCGTCCCGCCTCCCCGCTATGAGGAAGCCCCCCAGGACGATCGCCACCCGTTGGGCCCCCGAGGAAAGACCAAGGAGGGCTACGAATGCTACATTGGCTATGACCAGGAGTGCTACCCAATAACCCGCACAGAGCCGCGTTCTGGTGCCCACCGTAACACCGCCTACCCCGCCGAGCCCTACGAGCCACATCTCAACGCTGATGGATCACGGAACGGAGTCCTGGAGCCTTCCGACCCCGACTGTGACCCAGAGTATGACACCAACTGCCGCCTGCGCCGTTACCAAACCCAGGAGGAGCTGCTGCCATACGCCAACGCCCAGGCTGAACACCATGGGGGCCAGAGGCAGAGCCCAGCCAGGACCACAGTTACAGCcagggagagccagagagagacagcgaggcaGAGTCAGAGCCAGAGCCATACCAGAGTGGCCAGGAGGAGACCTACGGGACTTATCCCCCTCCCTCGCAGGGGCTGTCGTACGGGTCCTACCCCTCACCCCAGCGGGGAATGCCCAGCTTCCAAGACATGCTGA
- the LOC115121011 gene encoding uncharacterized protein LOC115121011 isoform X2 has product MAGGRRASFSGVLTVALLATILLPEFLSAGPVVQMLKGDGDATEETAVAMASPRRLVRNRRNISWYKQHSDFWSWYKYFTDNGNTEAVQELDKVYLAYLQNKNRAEGRRSYKAYLGHLGDIYKACADSEDPNCVASATNRPKPEPKTPPKPVPAPVKACDPYRDPYCLYAALARAKSQPPPSPAPVKAPAPLYARSPVAIKDPHSGYYYYSPAMQSFLSKEQKSELLRICSAEDVECLQFHLRAAFGHKPSAGPLPSYAHLGCDPKDPACKPQLVQKGPSGLFLRNPNCDPRDPRCAYAASLQAPRAPAPYAPAGPGSCNPLFEDGCNPLTATKFATAPEKFKEEHKDDPAAMRVAAPAPEQSSDPFTMYRDAYANANANRQANAPSAPASDPYAMYRQAIANAQANDPNSMYKQANANANTNDPFAMFREAATSMHRRTHPSPQGQAPVPPPRYEEAPQDDRHPLGPRGKTKEGYECYIGYDQECYPITRTEPRSGAHRNTAYPAEPYEPHLNADGSRNGVLEPSDPDCDPEYDTNCRLRRYQTQEELLPYANAQAEHHGGQRQSPARTTVTARESQRETARQSQSQSHTRVARRRPTGLIPLPRRGCRTGPTPHPSGECPASKTC; this is encoded by the exons ATGGCTGGTGGGAGGAGAGCATCGTTCTCTGGTGTGCTCACTGTTGCTCTGCTAGCCACCATACTGCTGCCTG aATTCCTGTCGGCAGGGCCGGTGGTTCAGATGCTCAAAGGAGATG GGGATGCCACTGAGGAGACAGCGGTTGCCATGGCGTCACCAAGGAGGCTTGTCCGTAACCGTAGAAACATCAGCTGGTACAAGCAACACTCAGACTTCTGGAGCTGGTACAAATACTTCACGGACAATGGAAACACGGAGGCA GTCCAGGAGCTGGACAAGGTCTACCTGGCCTACCTCCAGAATAAGAACCGAGCTGAGGGCCGTCGCTCCTACAAGGCCTACCTGGGTCACCTAGGGGACATCTACAAGGCCTGCGCCGACTCAGAGGACCCAAACTGTGTGGCCTCTGCAACCAACCGGCCCAAACCTGAACCCAAGACCCCTCCCAAGCCCGTCCCCGCCCCTGTCAAGGCCTGTGACCCCTACAG GGACCCGTATTGTCTCTATGCCGCTCTGGCACGAGCCAAGAGCCAGCCCCCACCTTCCCCCGCCCCGGTCAAGGCCCCAGCCCCCCTGTATGCACGCTCCCCTGTGGCCATTAAAGACCCTCATTCtgggtactactactactccccTGCCATGCAGTCCTTCCTCTCCAAG GAGCAGAAGTCGGAGCTGCTGCGTATCTGTTCAGCGGAGGACGTGGAGTGTCTCCAGTTCCACCTGAGAGCTGCTTTCGGCCACAAGCCCTCCGCTGGGCCGCTGCCCTCCTACGCCCACCTGGGCTGTGACCCGAAAGACCCCGCTTGTAAACCCCAGCTGGTCCAGAAAGGCCCCTCCGGCCTCTTCCTCCGTAACCCCAACTGTGACCCCAGAGACCCTCGCTGCGCCTACGCTGCATCACTACAG GCACCCCGTGCCCCCGCCCCCTATGCCCCGGCGGGTCCTGGTTCCTGCAACCCTCTGTTTGAGGACGGCTGTAACCCTCTCACCGCCACAAAGTTTGCCACGGCACCGGAGAAGTTCAAGGAGGAACACAAAGACGATCCCGCCGCAATGCGCGTCGCGGCCCCAGCCCCTGAGCAAAGCAGTGACCCATTCACTATGTACAGGGATGCttatgctaatgctaatgctaaccgCCAAGCCAATGCTCCCAGCGCTCCAGCTAGCGACCCATATGCCATGTACCGCCAAGCTATTGCTAACGCTCAAGCTAACGACCCAAACAGCATGTACAAACaagctaatgctaacgctaatacTAACGATCCCTTTGCAATGTTTCGTGAAGCCGCAACCTCCATGCACAGACGTACCCACCCCTCCCCCCAGGGGCAGGCCCCCGTCCCGCCTCCCCGCTATGAGGAAGCCCCCCAGGACGATCGCCACCCGTTGGGCCCCCGAGGAAAGACCAAGGAGGGCTACGAATGCTACATTGGCTATGACCAGGAGTGCTACCCAATAACCCGCACAGAGCCGCGTTCTGGTGCCCACCGTAACACCGCCTACCCCGCCGAGCCCTACGAGCCACATCTCAACGCTGATGGATCACGGAACGGAGTCCTGGAGCCTTCCGACCCCGACTGTGACCCAGAGTATGACACCAACTGCCGCCTGCGCCGTTACCAAACCCAGGAGGAGCTGCTGCCATACGCCAACGCCCAGGCTGAACACCATGGGGGCCAGAGGCAGAGCCCAGCCAGGACCACAGTTACAGCcagggagagccagagagagacagcgaggcaGAGTCAGAGCCAGAGCCATACCAGAGTGGCCAGGAGGAGACCTACGGGACTTATCCCCCTCCCTCGCAGGGGCTGTCGTACGGGTCCTACCCCTCACCCCAGCGGGGAATGCCCAGCTTCCAAGACATGCTGA